The genomic stretch TTGATTGGTCATACATATACCAATCAGAATACGTGGCGCCTATAGTAATGTCGCTTCCCATTCCAAGCCATGCCTTCTGCCCAATCGCAAATCCTGCCGGAGCAGTTCGAACAGCACCGGGAAAAGAAGTTTTTTGAGTCCATGTATCATTGAAAGGATCATATTCATAAAAGTCATTATACATAGGTCCGGAAGAACTTGATGTTCCAAGACCGAGGTATCCTTTAGCGCCAATGGCAAATCCTGAAAAGGCATATCTTGCCGCGCCCGGAAAATTTGCTTTCTGCACCCATGAATTATTAGAAGGGTCGTATTGCCAGAAATCAGTATATACATTTCCGTTTTGTCCTAACCCGACATAGCCCATTGTGCCTATTGCAAAGCCGGAAGTCATTCGCCCTGCTCCTGCAAAATTTGCTTTCTGTGTCCATGTATCATTGGAAGGATCATATTGCCAGAAATCATTTTGATATGCGCTGCCATCCCATCCCAATCCGATGTATCCATAATTACCAATGGAAAATCCCGTTGCGCCATAGCGGGCAGTTCCTCCAAAATTTGTTTTCTGAGTCCATGTATTTTGTCCTTTTGCAATTGCGCAAAAAAGAACAAGCAAAACAACCGCGGAAAGTTTTTTCATTGTAGCTTATTTTTGAATTATTAGTTTTTTAGTTGCACTTCCTTCATCCGTTTTGATTTGCAAAAAATAAATTCCGCTTGGCTGAGAACTT from Bacteroidota bacterium encodes the following:
- a CDS encoding T9SS type A sorting domain-containing protein, producing the protein MKKLSAVVLLVLFCAIAKGQNTWTQKTNFGGTARYGATGFSIGNYGYIGLGWDGSAYQNDFWQYDPSNDTWTQKANFAGAGRMTSGFAIGTMGYVGLGQNGNVYTDFWQYDPSNNSWVQKANFPGAARYAFSGFAIGAKGYLGLGTSSSSGPMYNDFYEYDPFNDTWTQKTSFPGAVRTAPAGFAIGQKAWLGMGSDITIGATYSDWYMYDQSTDSWTQKANFPGLPRTGFVSFSIGNNGYIGTGGNFTSSIYYNDFWEYFPAFDSWTQRASLPASVRWGGVGFFIGTDGYLGTGNTSSSGPYTNDFWKYTTKENDVAVNELNNQIQISVYPNPFSGIVTIHSSEKISSIEIMNVLGEKVYSLNPVGNNSNGVNHLLAHSLIDLSSQPSGVYFLQIKTEPRRGGDPQGSVVKKIIIQK